A region from the Azospirillum thiophilum genome encodes:
- a CDS encoding IS5/IS1182 family transposase: MLRAVFRLALRQTEGLLASILHLLGLDLPVPDHSTLARRARTVTLASLPRSAGGPIHLLVDSTGLKLWGPGEWLIEKHGTKRRRSWRALHIGLDAASGRIVAATLTDRGDWGWRV, encoded by the coding sequence ATGCTGCGCGCGGTGTTTCGTCTGGCGCTGCGCCAGACCGAAGGGCTCCTCGCCTCCATCCTCCATCTGCTCGGCCTGGATCTGCCGGTGCCGGATCACTCGACCCTCGCCCGCCGCGCCCGGACGGTGACGCTGGCGTCATTACCGCGGTCGGCCGGCGGGCCCATCCACCTGCTGGTGGACAGCACCGGGCTGAAGCTGTGGGGGCCGGGCGAATGGCTGATCGAGAAGCACGGCACCAAAAGGCGGCGCTCCTGGCGGGCGCTGCACATCGGCCTGGACGCCGCGAGCGGCCGGATTGTCGCGGCCACGCTGACGGACCGCGGTGACTGGGGATGGCGCGTATGA
- a CDS encoding ParB/RepB/Spo0J family partition protein: MSRKLARRADLTAPAPAGQPQAIRNAVFGVSEDFPPVIEVDIDRIDRHAHQPRAAQDDASLEELRRSVERHGLMYPILVTRSGEDGYALVGGGRRLRVFELLGRSTIFARILGGDPDELALVDNLQRKALNAVETARSLDGLRAKHGYTQDKLAEVVGKTPAAISRALGILALPSDVLDEYLTLTDRVPPTTLEEVAAAPDEAGRRKLWVLARKGATARAVAETRQALKRQDPGGRDPGGIVLKRRAAGAAVRGMIQAVGKLEENREGIGAAERAALDTLRQRIAGLLGD, from the coding sequence ATGTCGCGTAAGCTCGCCCGCCGCGCCGACCTGACGGCCCCCGCTCCCGCAGGCCAGCCGCAGGCCATCCGCAACGCGGTGTTCGGCGTGTCGGAGGATTTCCCCCCCGTCATCGAGGTCGACATCGACCGTATCGACCGCCATGCCCACCAGCCGCGGGCGGCGCAGGACGACGCCTCGCTGGAGGAGTTGCGGCGGTCGGTCGAACGGCACGGGCTGATGTACCCGATCCTGGTGACGCGCAGCGGCGAGGACGGCTATGCCCTGGTCGGCGGCGGCCGCCGGCTGCGGGTGTTCGAGCTGCTGGGGCGCAGCACCATCTTCGCCCGCATCCTCGGCGGCGACCCCGACGAACTGGCGTTGGTCGACAATCTCCAGCGCAAGGCGCTGAACGCGGTGGAGACCGCACGCTCGCTCGACGGGCTGCGGGCCAAGCACGGCTACACCCAGGACAAGCTGGCCGAGGTGGTGGGCAAGACGCCGGCCGCGATCTCCCGCGCGCTCGGCATCCTCGCCCTGCCGTCGGATGTGCTGGACGAGTATCTGACCCTGACCGACCGCGTACCGCCCACCACGCTGGAGGAGGTCGCCGCCGCGCCCGACGAGGCGGGCCGGCGCAAGCTGTGGGTGCTCGCCCGCAAGGGAGCCACCGCCCGCGCGGTGGCCGAGACGCGGCAGGCGCTGAAACGGCAGGATCCTGGCGGCCGGGATCCTGGCGGCATCGTGCTGAAGCGCCGGGCCGCCGGCGCCGCGGTGCGCGGCATGATCCAGGCGGTCGGCAAGCTGGAGGAGAACCGCGAGGGGATCGGCGCCGCGGAGCGGGCGGCGCTGGACACGCTGCGGCAGCGGATCGCCGGCCTGCTCGGGGATTAG
- a CDS encoding AAA family ATPase, whose amino-acid sequence MAGESLKGLREERGWSQGELAAWLNERLGRKYDRSQVSRWESAAERTPKTVAELVETERGSDRPRHATVVMAGNQKGGTAKTETSLCLAYCLLAQGARVLLVDCDSQGSATVHLGYSPAQIDRMEAERQTLYYALADDRPFTDYILQTSEPRLDLVPAFVSLSDADVELATGKLTTIRHRIGEVRHLYDYIVLDTAPNLGLVTVGALEAADLLLVPVQTESLALVGLRHVLRSLEGLRRRRNPHLEVIGILPTLFSARLTQDKATLEDLWRAYGERYRIYDPIPRATVYGQAAAAGVITLSAVKTVPGRAVFEQVAADVRAAARARKEKKLNVA is encoded by the coding sequence ATGGCGGGGGAAAGCCTGAAGGGCCTGCGCGAGGAACGCGGCTGGAGCCAGGGCGAGTTGGCCGCATGGCTGAACGAGAGGCTCGGGCGGAAATACGACCGCTCGCAGGTCAGCCGCTGGGAAAGCGCCGCGGAACGCACGCCCAAGACGGTGGCCGAGTTGGTCGAGACCGAACGCGGCTCCGACCGTCCGCGCCATGCCACGGTGGTGATGGCCGGCAACCAGAAGGGCGGCACCGCAAAGACGGAAACCAGCCTGTGCCTTGCCTATTGCCTGCTGGCGCAGGGGGCGCGGGTGCTGCTGGTCGATTGCGACAGCCAGGGATCGGCGACCGTCCATCTCGGCTATTCGCCGGCGCAGATCGACCGGATGGAGGCGGAGCGACAGACGCTCTACTACGCGCTGGCCGACGACCGGCCCTTCACCGACTATATCCTGCAGACCTCCGAACCGCGGCTGGATCTGGTGCCGGCCTTCGTCAGCCTGTCCGACGCCGACGTCGAGCTGGCCACCGGCAAGCTGACGACGATCCGCCACCGGATCGGCGAGGTGCGCCACCTCTACGACTACATCGTGCTCGACACCGCGCCGAACCTGGGGCTGGTGACGGTCGGCGCGCTGGAGGCGGCGGATCTGCTGCTGGTGCCGGTGCAGACGGAATCGCTGGCGCTGGTCGGGCTGCGCCATGTGCTGCGCTCGCTGGAGGGGTTGCGGCGGCGGCGCAATCCGCATCTCGAGGTGATCGGCATCCTGCCCACCCTGTTCTCCGCCCGGCTGACCCAGGACAAGGCGACGCTGGAGGATCTGTGGCGCGCCTATGGCGAGCGCTACCGCATCTACGACCCGATTCCCCGCGCCACCGTCTATGGGCAGGCCGCCGCGGCCGGCGTCATCACCCTGTCGGCGGTCAAGACTGTTCCCGGCCGCGCCGTGTTCGAACAGGTCGCCGCCGACGTGCGCGCCGCCGCCCGGGCCCGCAAGGAGAAGAAGCTCAATGTCGCGTAA
- a CDS encoding TetR/AcrR family transcriptional regulator C-terminal domain-containing protein yields the protein MRVQRQDIIDAAMALLDEVGVDGLTMRRLAGALNIQAPSLYWHFANKQALLDAMADALLAGMVLPPDDGLPWDAWVKAMAVEFRRTLKSRRDGARFYAGTFPMMDNVLRISDRIIARLRAAGADGHTAARAMLTLQYYVLGFTIEEQATLPPNGGGDGVDLKRIAQQMTAEQAARYPDIAATVMLIADDDDDARFLFGLDRLVDGLKAVIPSAPGQRPG from the coding sequence ATGCGGGTGCAGCGACAGGACATTATCGATGCCGCCATGGCCTTGCTGGACGAGGTCGGGGTGGATGGGCTGACGATGCGGCGGCTCGCCGGGGCGCTGAACATCCAGGCGCCGTCGCTCTACTGGCATTTCGCCAACAAGCAGGCGCTGCTGGACGCCATGGCCGACGCCCTGCTGGCAGGGATGGTGCTGCCGCCCGACGACGGGCTGCCCTGGGATGCATGGGTGAAAGCGATGGCGGTGGAGTTCCGCCGCACCCTGAAATCGCGGCGCGACGGCGCGCGGTTCTATGCCGGCACCTTTCCGATGATGGACAATGTGCTGCGGATCAGCGACCGCATCATCGCCAGATTGCGGGCCGCCGGTGCCGACGGGCACACGGCCGCCCGCGCCATGCTCACGCTGCAATATTACGTGCTGGGCTTCACCATCGAGGAGCAGGCGACCTTGCCTCCCAACGGCGGCGGCGATGGGGTGGATTTGAAGCGCATCGCGCAGCAGATGACAGCGGAGCAGGCGGCCCGCTACCCGGACATCGCCGCCACGGTGATGCTGATCGCGGACGACGATGACGACGCCCGCTTCCTGTTCGGACTCGACCGGCTGGTCGACGGGCTGAAGGCCGTCATCCCGTCCGCACCCGGGCAGCGCCCCGGCTGA
- a CDS encoding MSMEG_1061 family FMN-dependent PPOX-type flavoprotein: MDPHRILTVEALRQLYDMPTERMQKTTFPFLDDHCLRFVAESPLVFVATASGGGMAGGMDCSPRGGRPGFVHAEDRRTLALPDWPGNNKLSSITNILTSDGACGLVFLVPEMDIFLRVNGIATVTTDPALLGRLTEEGRTPKAAIRLAVQEAFFHCGKALRRSHLWQPDAWVIPQDMPSPGQVVKDQTGLAELSVEQIDAMYEKALAEQLYRESKV, from the coding sequence ATGGATCCCCATCGCATCCTTACCGTCGAGGCGCTGCGGCAGCTCTACGACATGCCGACCGAGCGCATGCAGAAGACGACCTTCCCGTTCCTGGACGATCACTGCCTGCGCTTCGTCGCGGAATCGCCGCTGGTCTTCGTCGCCACCGCGAGCGGCGGCGGAATGGCTGGCGGTATGGATTGTTCACCCCGCGGCGGGCGGCCCGGCTTCGTCCATGCGGAGGACCGCCGGACGCTGGCCCTGCCCGACTGGCCCGGCAACAACAAGCTGTCGTCGATCACCAACATCCTGACCTCCGACGGGGCCTGCGGGCTGGTGTTCCTGGTGCCGGAGATGGACATCTTCCTGCGGGTGAACGGCATCGCCACCGTCACCACCGACCCGGCGCTGCTCGGACGGCTGACCGAGGAGGGACGCACGCCGAAGGCCGCCATCCGGCTGGCCGTGCAGGAAGCCTTCTTCCATTGCGGCAAGGCGCTGCGCCGGTCCCATCTGTGGCAGCCCGACGCCTGGGTCATCCCGCAGGACATGCCGTCGCCGGGGCAGGTGGTGAAGGACCAGACGGGGCTGGCGGAGCTGTCGGTCGAGCAGATCGATGCGATGTACGAGAAGGCGCTGGCCGAACAGCTCTATCGCGAGTCGAAGGTATGA
- a CDS encoding ATP-binding cassette domain-containing protein, whose protein sequence is MTGLGTTPQAVPLVEMRDVSIAFGGIKAVDGVSIDLHAGEVVGLLGHNGAGKSTLIKILSGAYAADHGEIRVNGEPVHIASPRDAKRCGIETIYQTLALADNVDAAANIFLGREKLTAWGTLDDHAMEAEARKVMGRLNPHFRRFKEPVKALSGGQRQSVAIARAIHFDARVLIMDEPTAALGPAETRQVGELVKQLKQEGIGIFLISHDIHDVFDLADRIHVMKNGKLVGSASVADVTKDEVLGMIILGKCPPGAVPGPGAAA, encoded by the coding sequence ATGACCGGCCTCGGAACGACGCCGCAGGCGGTGCCGCTGGTGGAGATGCGCGACGTCTCCATCGCCTTCGGCGGCATCAAGGCGGTGGACGGCGTCAGCATCGATTTGCACGCCGGCGAGGTGGTCGGGCTGCTGGGCCACAACGGGGCCGGCAAATCGACGCTGATCAAGATCCTGTCGGGCGCCTATGCCGCCGACCATGGCGAGATCCGGGTGAACGGCGAGCCGGTCCACATAGCCAGCCCGCGCGATGCCAAGCGCTGCGGCATCGAGACGATCTACCAGACGCTGGCGCTGGCCGACAATGTCGACGCCGCCGCCAACATCTTCCTCGGGCGGGAGAAGCTGACCGCCTGGGGCACGCTGGACGACCACGCGATGGAGGCGGAGGCGCGCAAGGTGATGGGCCGCCTCAATCCCCATTTCCGCCGCTTCAAGGAGCCGGTGAAGGCTCTGTCGGGCGGCCAGCGCCAGTCGGTCGCCATTGCCCGCGCCATCCATTTCGACGCCCGCGTCCTGATCATGGACGAGCCGACCGCGGCGCTTGGCCCGGCCGAGACCCGGCAGGTCGGCGAGCTGGTGAAGCAGCTGAAGCAGGAGGGGATCGGCATCTTCCTGATCTCCCACGACATCCACGACGTCTTCGACCTGGCCGACCGCATCCATGTGATGAAGAACGGCAAGCTGGTCGGCAGCGCCAGCGTCGCCGACGTCACCAAGGACGAGGTGCTGGGCATGATCATCCTCGGCAAATGCCCGCCGGGCGCGGTCCCCGGGCCTGGGGCGGCAGCCTGA
- a CDS encoding sugar ABC transporter permease: MAEPSTLSTAGPASRRAGLGDALRALELDTRMVGMIGALAVVWIGFDILTGGAFLTPRNLWNLSVQAASVAVMATGMVLVIVTRNIDLSVGSILGFTGMVVGVLQARILPELWGFDHPLTWAAAVAAAVAVGGAVGALQGAIVAYLGVSSFIVTLGGLLVWRGAAWWVTTGQTVAPMDGLFKRLGGGFEGAIGAGPSWAVGLAAILLSVAAILVTRRRRAGFGFPVRPLWAEGVVILLVTAAIVGAVLVVNAYPLPMPVVRRMMEAQGLATDGQLPVIAHGFAIPVLIALAVGVAVTFLSRRTRFGRYVFAIGGNPEAAELSGINTRRVLVMVFALMGALCGLSACIATARLNAATNANGTLDELYVIAAAIIGGTSMAGGVGTILGAMLGALVMQSLQSGMVLLGVDAPMQNIVVGVVLVAAVYVDTLYRRGMK, encoded by the coding sequence ATGGCGGAGCCGTCCACCCTGTCCACCGCCGGCCCGGCTTCACGCCGGGCCGGGCTCGGCGACGCCCTGCGCGCGCTGGAGCTGGACACCCGCATGGTCGGGATGATCGGGGCGCTGGCCGTGGTCTGGATCGGTTTCGACATCCTGACCGGCGGCGCCTTCCTGACCCCGCGCAACCTGTGGAACCTGTCGGTGCAGGCGGCATCGGTCGCGGTGATGGCGACCGGGATGGTGCTGGTCATCGTCACCCGCAACATCGACCTGTCGGTCGGCTCCATCCTGGGCTTCACCGGCATGGTGGTGGGGGTGCTCCAGGCCCGCATCCTGCCGGAGCTCTGGGGGTTCGACCATCCGCTGACCTGGGCGGCGGCGGTGGCGGCGGCCGTCGCCGTCGGCGGGGCGGTCGGGGCGCTGCAAGGCGCCATCGTCGCCTATCTCGGCGTGTCGTCCTTCATCGTCACGCTGGGCGGGCTGCTGGTCTGGCGCGGGGCCGCCTGGTGGGTGACGACCGGCCAGACGGTGGCGCCGATGGACGGGTTGTTCAAGCGGCTGGGCGGCGGGTTCGAGGGCGCGATCGGCGCCGGCCCGAGCTGGGCGGTCGGCCTCGCCGCCATCCTGCTGTCGGTCGCCGCCATCCTGGTGACGCGGCGGCGCAGGGCCGGCTTCGGCTTTCCCGTCCGGCCGCTGTGGGCGGAAGGGGTGGTGATCCTGCTGGTGACCGCCGCCATCGTCGGGGCGGTGCTGGTGGTCAACGCCTATCCGCTGCCGATGCCGGTGGTGCGGCGGATGATGGAGGCCCAGGGCTTGGCGACGGACGGGCAGTTGCCGGTCATCGCCCACGGCTTCGCCATCCCGGTGCTGATCGCGCTGGCGGTCGGGGTGGCGGTGACCTTTCTGTCGCGGCGCACGCGCTTCGGCCGCTATGTCTTCGCCATCGGCGGCAATCCGGAGGCGGCGGAGCTGTCGGGCATCAACACCCGCCGCGTGCTGGTGATGGTGTTCGCCCTGATGGGGGCGCTGTGCGGCCTGTCCGCCTGCATCGCCACCGCAAGGCTGAACGCCGCCACCAACGCCAACGGCACGTTGGACGAGCTGTATGTCATCGCCGCGGCGATCATCGGCGGCACCTCGATGGCCGGCGGCGTCGGCACCATCCTGGGCGCGATGCTGGGAGCGCTGGTGATGCAGTCGCTCCAGTCCGGCATGGTGCTGCTCGGGGTGGACGCGCCGATGCAGAACATCGTCGTCGGCGTGGTGCTGGTCGCCGCGGTCTATGTCGACACGCTCTATCGCAGGGGGATGAAATGA
- the xylF gene encoding D-xylose ABC transporter substrate-binding protein has protein sequence MKHRLTATAAGLFLTLAAAMTMTSTAALAAGATVGVSWSNFQEERWKTDEAAIKAVVEKAGGKYLSADAQSSPAKQLSDIESLISRGAQALIILAQDGDAIRPAVEKAAAEGIPVVGYDRLIEIPSAFYITFDNKEVGRLQARSVFALKPKGNYAFIKGSSTDPNADFLFAGQMEVLKAAIDRGDVKNVGEAYTDKWLPAIAQQNMEQILTKTANKVDAVVASNDGTAGGAVAALAAQGLAGTVPVSGQDGDKAALNRIALGTQTVSVWKDARELGRRAAEIALDLAGGKKMTDIAGAATFDGGPKKQKMTSLFLTPVAITKDNLGMVVDAGWITKDVVCQGVKPGSVKVCN, from the coding sequence ATGAAGCACCGCCTCACCGCTACCGCCGCCGGCCTGTTCCTGACGCTGGCCGCCGCCATGACCATGACCTCCACGGCGGCACTGGCCGCCGGCGCCACCGTCGGCGTGTCCTGGTCGAACTTCCAGGAGGAGCGCTGGAAGACCGACGAGGCGGCGATCAAGGCCGTGGTCGAGAAGGCGGGCGGCAAATACCTGTCGGCCGACGCCCAGTCCTCGCCGGCCAAGCAGCTGTCGGACATCGAATCGCTGATCTCCCGCGGTGCCCAGGCGCTGATCATCCTGGCGCAGGACGGCGACGCCATCCGCCCGGCGGTGGAGAAGGCGGCGGCCGAAGGCATCCCCGTCGTCGGCTATGACCGGCTGATCGAGATCCCGTCGGCCTTCTACATCACCTTCGACAACAAGGAGGTCGGCCGGCTCCAGGCGCGCAGCGTCTTCGCGCTGAAGCCCAAGGGCAACTACGCCTTCATCAAGGGCAGCTCCACCGATCCCAACGCGGACTTCCTGTTCGCCGGCCAGATGGAGGTGCTGAAGGCCGCCATCGACCGCGGCGACGTGAAGAATGTCGGCGAGGCCTACACCGACAAGTGGCTGCCGGCCATCGCCCAGCAGAACATGGAGCAGATCCTGACCAAGACCGCCAACAAGGTCGATGCGGTGGTCGCCTCCAACGACGGCACCGCCGGCGGCGCGGTGGCGGCGCTGGCGGCGCAGGGGCTGGCGGGAACCGTGCCGGTGTCGGGCCAGGACGGCGACAAGGCGGCGCTGAACCGCATCGCTCTCGGCACCCAGACGGTGTCGGTGTGGAAGGATGCCCGCGAGCTGGGCCGCCGCGCCGCGGAGATCGCCCTGGATCTCGCCGGCGGCAAGAAGATGACCGACATCGCCGGTGCCGCGACCTTCGACGGCGGGCCGAAGAAGCAGAAGATGACCTCGCTGTTCCTGACCCCGGTCGCCATCACCAAGGACAATCTGGGGATGGTGGTCGATGCCGGCTGGATCACCAAGGACGTGGTCTGCCAGGGCGTGAAGCCGGGCAGCGTCAAGGTCTGCAACTGA
- the xylA gene encoding xylose isomerase, which yields MSTVPFFGDLSPVAYRGPDSRDPLSYRWYDKDRVVLGKRMEDHLRLAACYWHSFCWPGGDPFGGETFLRPWMRPGFDPMAAARAKADVAFEMFRLLDIPFFCFHDLDAAPEGETLVESVDNLKAVTDLFAAKMETAKVRLLWGTANLFSNRRYMAGAATNPDPDVFLYACGQVRAALEATHALGGANYVMWGGREGYETLLNTDLKRELDQMGRFLAMVVEHKHRIGFDGPILIEPKPREPTKHQYDFDVATVYGFLERYDLLADVRVNIEQNHAILAGHSFQHEVGLALALGIFGSLDMNRGDALLGWDTDQFANDIGETTVVLHDILKGGGFTTGGLNFDAKIRRQSLDPADLLHGHIGGIDTCARALLQAAQMLEDGALTGPLTERYAGWDGEEGRAILAGKRDLATLADRALAGGLAPQPRSGRQEYLENIVNRYV from the coding sequence TTGAGCACCGTTCCCTTCTTCGGCGACCTGTCCCCGGTGGCCTATCGCGGGCCGGACAGCCGCGACCCGCTGTCCTACCGCTGGTACGACAAGGACCGCGTGGTGCTGGGCAAACGGATGGAGGACCATCTGCGGCTCGCCGCCTGCTACTGGCACAGCTTCTGCTGGCCGGGCGGCGACCCCTTCGGCGGCGAGACCTTCCTGCGCCCGTGGATGCGTCCAGGATTCGACCCGATGGCGGCGGCGCGCGCCAAGGCCGACGTCGCCTTCGAGATGTTCCGCCTGCTGGACATCCCCTTCTTCTGCTTCCACGACCTCGACGCCGCCCCGGAAGGCGAGACGCTGGTCGAGAGCGTCGACAACCTGAAGGCCGTCACCGATCTGTTCGCCGCCAAGATGGAGACGGCGAAGGTGCGGCTGCTGTGGGGCACGGCCAACCTGTTCTCCAACCGGCGCTACATGGCCGGCGCTGCGACCAACCCGGACCCGGACGTCTTCCTCTATGCCTGCGGGCAGGTGCGCGCCGCGCTGGAGGCGACCCATGCGCTGGGCGGCGCCAACTACGTCATGTGGGGCGGGCGCGAGGGCTATGAGACGCTGCTGAACACCGACCTGAAGCGCGAGCTGGACCAGATGGGCCGCTTCCTGGCGATGGTGGTGGAGCACAAGCACAGGATAGGCTTCGACGGGCCGATCCTGATCGAACCGAAGCCGCGCGAGCCGACAAAACACCAGTACGACTTCGACGTCGCCACCGTCTACGGCTTCCTGGAGCGTTACGACCTGCTTGCCGACGTGCGGGTGAACATCGAGCAGAACCACGCCATCCTCGCCGGCCACAGCTTCCAGCACGAGGTGGGGCTGGCGCTGGCGCTCGGCATCTTCGGCTCCCTCGACATGAACCGCGGCGACGCGCTGCTGGGCTGGGACACCGACCAGTTCGCCAACGACATCGGCGAGACGACGGTGGTCCTGCACGACATCCTGAAGGGCGGCGGCTTCACCACCGGCGGCCTGAATTTCGACGCCAAGATCCGCCGCCAGTCGCTCGACCCCGCCGACCTGCTGCACGGCCATATCGGGGGCATCGACACTTGCGCCCGCGCCCTGCTGCAGGCGGCCCAGATGCTGGAGGACGGCGCGCTGACCGGGCCGCTGACCGAGCGCTATGCCGGCTGGGACGGTGAGGAGGGCCGGGCGATCCTGGCCGGAAAACGCGACCTCGCCACCCTGGCCGACCGGGCGCTCGCCGGCGGCCTCGCCCCGCAGCCGCGCTCCGGCCGGCAGGAGTATCTGGAGAACATCGTCAACCGCTACGTCTGA
- the xylB gene encoding xylulokinase has product MFLGIDIGTSSVKAVLTDGDGAVTAGASRPCSVSRPHPLWSEQEPEDWVAAAIAAVDELAERQPADLAAVIGIGFSGQMHGAVLLGHDHRVLRPAILWNDGRAHRQCAALEVALPDLRGISGNIAMPGFTAPKLLWVAEEEPEIFAAVAKVLLPKAYVRWRLTGAMVEEMSDASGTLWLDVARRDWSDELLAATRLTRAHMPDLAEGSDAVARLSPELARRWGMREPPVVAGGAGDCAASAVGLGAIAPGDGFLSLGTSGVVWRTTDRFLPNPAMAVHAFCHALPGVWHQMGVMLSSAASLAWAASTLGAPEADLLAPLGDAVDGPSPVAFLPYLSGERTPHNDATVRGLFAGLSAETGRDALVQAVLEGVAFASRDNLVALGEGAPTAFDLAGGGSRSRLWARICADALGVTIHRIEDGEVGAALGAAHLGRMAATGESPATVCRKPRRLETFTPDPARAEAYSQAWLRWRRLYPLAKEFAS; this is encoded by the coding sequence ATGTTTCTCGGGATCGACATCGGCACGTCCAGCGTCAAGGCGGTGCTGACCGACGGCGACGGCGCGGTCACGGCGGGCGCGTCGCGCCCCTGCTCCGTCTCGCGCCCGCATCCGCTGTGGTCGGAGCAGGAGCCGGAGGATTGGGTCGCCGCCGCCATCGCCGCGGTGGACGAGCTGGCGGAGCGGCAGCCGGCGGACCTCGCCGCCGTCATCGGCATCGGCTTCTCCGGCCAGATGCATGGCGCGGTGCTGCTGGGGCACGACCACCGGGTGCTGCGGCCCGCCATCCTGTGGAACGACGGCCGCGCCCACCGCCAATGCGCGGCGCTGGAGGTGGCGCTGCCCGACCTGCGCGGGATCAGCGGAAACATCGCCATGCCCGGCTTCACCGCGCCCAAGCTGCTGTGGGTGGCGGAGGAGGAGCCGGAGATCTTCGCCGCCGTCGCCAAGGTGCTGCTACCCAAGGCCTATGTCCGCTGGCGCCTGACCGGCGCGATGGTGGAGGAGATGTCCGACGCCTCCGGCACGCTGTGGCTGGACGTCGCCCGGCGCGACTGGTCGGACGAACTGCTGGCGGCGACCCGCCTGACCCGCGCCCACATGCCGGATCTGGCGGAAGGCTCGGATGCGGTCGCCCGGCTGTCGCCCGAACTCGCCCGGCGCTGGGGCATGCGCGAGCCGCCGGTGGTGGCGGGCGGGGCCGGCGACTGCGCCGCCAGCGCCGTCGGGCTGGGCGCCATCGCGCCCGGCGACGGCTTTCTCAGCCTCGGCACCTCGGGCGTGGTCTGGCGGACGACCGACCGCTTCCTGCCCAACCCGGCAATGGCGGTCCACGCCTTCTGCCATGCGCTGCCCGGCGTCTGGCACCAGATGGGGGTGATGCTGTCCTCGGCGGCCTCCCTCGCCTGGGCGGCCTCCACCCTCGGCGCGCCGGAGGCGGACTTGCTGGCGCCGCTGGGCGATGCGGTGGACGGCCCCTCGCCGGTCGCCTTCCTGCCCTACCTGTCGGGCGAGCGCACCCCCCACAACGACGCCACCGTGCGCGGCCTGTTCGCCGGCCTGTCGGCGGAGACCGGCCGCGACGCGCTGGTCCAGGCGGTGCTGGAAGGCGTCGCCTTCGCCTCCCGCGACAACCTCGTGGCGCTGGGTGAAGGTGCTCCGACCGCGTTCGACCTTGCCGGCGGCGGCTCCCGCTCGCGGCTGTGGGCGCGCATCTGCGCCGACGCGCTGGGCGTCACCATCCACCGCATCGAGGACGGCGAGGTCGGGGCGGCGCTGGGAGCCGCCCATCTCGGCCGGATGGCCGCGACCGGCGAGTCTCCCGCCACCGTCTGCCGCAAGCCCCGTCGTCTTGAGACCTTCACCCCCGATCCGGCCCGCGCCGAAGCGTACAGCCAGGCGTGGCTGCGCTGGCGCCGGCTCTATCCCCTTGCCAAGGAGTTCGCGTCTTGA
- a CDS encoding LacI family DNA-binding transcriptional regulator yields MNNPITDAPLTLRDVAAAAGVSLATADRVVNGRPGVSAKTARKVHEAVQRLGFRPLAAAAELARARSWRFAVILPRGSNRFMMDIADNVRAQAGWFRARRIAVEIVETDLFDPDRLAAELAGLAGRFEGVAVVALDHPRIRAAIDDLVEGGMAVVTLVSDAPSSRRQHYVGIDNIAAGRTAGSLVGRFLCGPWGPAHAGKMEGEAGGSVGIVTGSASLRDHAERRFGFGQVLAEEYPQLTLLPPVEGRDDPERNRELVRRMLADTPGLVAIYNTGEGSVGIGEALAEAGLTRRILCVGHELTPATRRMLLDGTVAALVAQDPGHEARSMARVLHALVTGQEIVAAQEHIRVQVILRDNLP; encoded by the coding sequence ATGAACAATCCCATCACCGATGCTCCCCTGACCCTGCGCGACGTGGCGGCGGCGGCCGGCGTCAGCCTCGCGACGGCCGACCGGGTCGTCAACGGGCGCCCCGGTGTCAGCGCCAAGACCGCGCGCAAGGTGCACGAGGCGGTACAGCGGCTGGGCTTCCGCCCGTTGGCGGCGGCAGCCGAGCTGGCGCGGGCGCGGTCCTGGCGCTTCGCCGTGATCCTGCCGCGCGGCAGCAACCGCTTCATGATGGACATCGCCGACAATGTGCGCGCCCAGGCCGGCTGGTTCCGCGCACGGCGCATCGCGGTCGAGATCGTCGAGACCGACCTGTTCGACCCCGACCGGCTGGCGGCGGAGCTGGCCGGGCTGGCCGGACGCTTCGAGGGGGTGGCGGTGGTCGCGCTCGACCATCCCCGGATCCGGGCGGCCATCGACGATCTGGTGGAAGGCGGCATGGCGGTGGTGACGCTGGTGTCTGATGCACCGTCGTCGCGCCGCCAGCATTATGTCGGCATCGACAACATCGCCGCCGGACGCACCGCGGGATCGCTGGTCGGCCGCTTCCTCTGCGGCCCCTGGGGGCCGGCACATGCCGGCAAGATGGAGGGCGAGGCGGGTGGCTCGGTCGGCATCGTCACCGGCTCGGCCAGCCTGCGCGACCATGCCGAACGGCGCTTCGGCTTCGGGCAGGTGCTGGCGGAGGAATATCCGCAACTGACCCTGCTGCCCCCGGTCGAGGGCCGCGACGATCCGGAGCGCAACCGCGAGCTGGTCCGCCGCATGCTGGCCGACACGCCCGGGCTGGTGGCGATCTACAACACCGGCGAGGGCTCCGTCGGCATCGGCGAGGCGCTGGCCGAGGCCGGGCTCACCCGCCGGATCCTCTGCGTCGGACACGAGCTGACGCCTGCAACCCGCCGCATGCTGCTGGACGGCACCGTCGCCGCCCTGGTGGCGCAGGATCCGGGACACGAGGCGCGGTCGATGGCGCGGGTGCTCCACGCCCTGGTTACGGGCCAAGAGATCGTCGCGGCGCAGGAGCATATCCGGGTCCAGGTCATCCTGCGCGACAATTTGCCCTGA